A window from Athalia rosae chromosome 5, iyAthRosa1.1, whole genome shotgun sequence encodes these proteins:
- the LOC125501136 gene encoding uncharacterized protein LOC125501136 — MEEALTVDLTSFETALYHVGKIIGLVTFDKRNNKIYPANLRGKLYSSIILIMQLCSCTYVGMHLDAFALSPSAIIIFLTFAPLVTTTVYAGLLVAFKSDKIIESFCRMKLIDDQIKSLKIGGGECEKMSKYLGAKVIVSNLLVATTEVSLTYILHPDIDVLTRMVHGILMTATHLTIRNVLFIFTETMNCITRRFAFLNEKLRNMFLKVSDTVHRPVYRTSGAFLAPENERIPTTADNEGAGKRVTTVDPESGDTQLYKKRIKLILKIHQDLTKLVESTINLYEILIFFRSVEHLGRAFKNFYFISHMLKGPKTETIYVHLTARLAQCTLIFITEISMIVDSCTSTCETGNKTNTVLYDVWCDFRRDARKLKSEFLMFSTTLLQKPVAVSAFNFIPVDYSVIFEIICVLIGYVILIVQLDL, encoded by the exons atggaagaagCCCTAACCGTTGATCTGACGTCGTTCGAGACCGCGTTATATCACGTGGGAAAGATCATCGGCTTGGTGACATTCGACAAGCGAAATAACAAGATTTATCCGGCAAATTTACGGGGGAAATTATATTCCTCGATAATACTGATCATGCAATTATGTTCGTGCACGTACGTAGGGATGCACTTGGATGCATTCGCTCTATCGCCGAGcgctataattattttcttgacTTTCGCACCTCTCGTCACAACCACGGTCTACGCCGGATTGTTAGTCGCGTTCAAAAGTGACAAGATCATCGAATCATTTTGTCGGATGAAGCTGATCGACGACCAgataaaatcattgaaaatagGAGGGGGcgagtgcgaaaaaatgtcaaagtaCCTCGGTGCAAAGGTGATCGTGTCCAACCTCCTAGTTGCGACAACGGAAGTATCTCTGACGTACATTTTACATCCGGATATCGACGTGCTCACCAGAATGGTCCACGGAATCTTAATGACCGCGACGCACCTCACCATTCGCAATGTGCTTTTCATCTTCACCGAGACCATGAACTGCATCACCAGACGTTTCGcatttttgaacgaaaaattacgaaacatGTTCCTGAAGGTATCGGACACCGTTCACCGACCGGTTTACCGGACATCCGGTGCTTTCCTCGCGCCGGAAAACGAGCGAATCCCAACGACGGCGGATAACGAAGGTGCGGGGAAAAGGGTTACAACCGTCGATCCCGAGTCCGGTGATACTCAACTCTATAAAAAACGGATAAAactgattctgaaaattcatcaagatTTAACCAAACTCGTCGAGTCAACGATCAATTTGTACGAAATACTGATCTTCTTTCGCTCGGTCGAGCACCTCGGCAGAGCCTTCAAGAATTTCTACTTCATCTCGCATATGCTCAAGGGACCGAAGACTGAGACGATTTACGTCCATCTGACAGCGAGACTGGCTCAATGTACGCTAATTTTCATCACGGAAATATCTATGATCGTCGACTCTTGCACGTCAACGTGCGAAACG GGCAACAAGACCAACACCGTGTTGTACGACGTGTGGTGCGACTTCCGACGTGACgcgcgaaaattgaaatccgaA TTCCTGATGTTCTCGACAACATTGTTACAAAAACCGGTCGCGGTGTCAGCTTTCAACTTCATCCCTGTGGATTATTCGGTAATATTTGAG ATAATCTGCGTTTTGATTGGATACGTCATCCTCATCGTCCAACTGGATCTCTAG